Part of the Halobaculum halobium genome, GGGTCGCGATGCGCATGACCCGGTGGCCGACCGGCGCGGCCGCCTCGGGGTCGCGGAGCTGACTCGTCAGGACGTCCGGGAGCATGTTCCCGCGGACGCGCTCGCCGTCGTACATCGCCTCACGGGTCGCGGCGTCCAAGCCCCCCTCGCGGGCGAGCAGCGCGACCGAGACGACGTGTCCACCGTAGGTGAGCGCGCGGAGCGAGAGGTTCGGCGCGTCCAGCAGGCGCGCGAGGTCGTCCGGCTCGGTCCGGTAGTGTGCGAGCACGAGCAGGCCGAACGCCTCCCCGAGGAGGTGTTCGTCGGCGAGGAGGTCGTCGGGGTCGAGCGCCCGGTAGTCGACGGTCTCTGGCGTCGCGTCGGCGACCGCGGCGTCCACCGTGGGCCGGGCGTCGAGCATGAGCGCGCGGAACGCCCACCCTTCGACCGGGTCGCCGCGGGCGTACCGAATGGGGTCGTCCATCCGCACGTCGGTCACCCGCCGGTCCGCCTCCTCCAACCGGCCGCGGAACCGGACGGAGAACCCCGGCCCGCGCCCTCGTAGCCGTGAACGGTGGTGACGAACGCCGCCGCGGGCGCGTCCAGCAGCCCGGCCAGCAGGCGGACCGGGAGCGCGGCCGCCTCGTCGGCGATGACGACGTCCGCGTCGCCGGCGGCGTCGACCGCCTCGGCCGGCGGGAGAAAGCGGATCCGACCACCTCCGTCCGCGTCACCGGCGCCGTCGGCCGCTCTCGAGGGGACGATGCGTCGCTGCTCGTCGACCGCGAGCGACGTGTCCAGATCGGCCAGGAGCGCACGCGCCCGATCGAACAGCGCGCTCGCCCCGCTGAACGACGGCGAGGTCACCAGCACGTCCCGACCCTCGACCGCGAGGCTCGCCGCGGCGATGCCGGCGGCGCTGGATTTCCCGCGGCCTCGGTCGGCCTCGACGACCACCGCCTCGGGGCGATCGTCGGTCGCTCCCCCAGGCGCTCCAGCGCGGAGAGCGCGCGCGACTGGTCCCGGGTCAGGCACGACTCGTACGCGACGGCGGGAAAGCCGGCATCGGTCGGGGTCCTCGGCTCCGTGGCGGGTGGCGGCGCATCGGCGCCGGTCAGGCCGTCGCGTTCGATCTCGTCCGGACCGCCGGCGGCGTCTCGATCTGGGCCGTCCTCCCGATCGGCCCCGTCGTCGCGGTGGTCGTCAGTCTCGTCGTCGGTGTTCTCGTCGTCGCCGGCGTCGGTATCCCCGTCGGAGTCATCCGTCCCGCCGTCGCCGTCGTCATCGGCTGCGCCGACCGCGACGATCGCGACGCCCGGGTGCCGGCGGAGGGTGTCGACGAGTCGGGTCCGAAACCGTCCGGAGACGTCGTCGATGCCGAACGGCGGGACCGCGAGCGACTCGTCGAAGGCGTCGCGGCGGTCGGGCCACTCCGAGAGCGGCGGCGCGAGGAGGACGTACAGGCCGCCGCCGTCGACGGCGCCGACGGACTGGCCGACGGCGTTCGGCGAGAACTCCGCGAACGCGTCCAGAAGGACGGCCTGCCGCGTGGTCCCGAGCAGCCGAGCGGCGTGTTTTGGCCGGTGGCGCTCGAACCGGATCCCCTCGCGCGTCGAGAGGAGCGCGACCTCCTCGTCGGGGAGTTCGGCGGCCTCGACGACGGTGAAGGCGGCGTCGAGACAGTCGTCGCGCTCGCCGTGAAGCACGAGCAGGCGTCGCTGGTCGGTCCGGCGCGCTTCCGCGCGGAGGTCGGCCGCGAGCGTCGCGAGCGCGTCGCGTGTCACGCCGTGATGTCCTCGGGCCGGGGGCTTGCGCGTTTCGACCGCAGCCGCCGACGGGTCTCGACGCGCATCGCCAGCCTCTCGTCGCCGTCGGCGGGACTACCGGTATGCACCCGACCGATCTCACCCGGCGCATCGAGCCCGGCATGCCCGTCTACCCGGGCGACCCCGGCGTCTCAGCCGAGTCGACCGCGACGATGGACGCGGAGGGCTACCGCGTTACCCGGCTGTCGTTCACGACCCACGTCGGCACGCACATCGACGCGCCGGCGCACATGGAGCCCGACGGCGCGACCCTCGACGAGTACGAAATCGCGGACTTCCGGTTCGATGCCCGGCTGGTGGACCTCGCCGGCGAGGGCGACGAGGGCGGACTCGACGCCCGAGCACCGATCACGCCGTCGGCGCTCCCCGACGACGCCGGAGGTGCGGACATGCTCGTCCTCCGAACCGGCTGGGGAGGGTACTGGGGCGACGAACGCTACTTCGATCACCCGTACCTGACGTCGGCAGCGGCTCGGCACGTCGCGGGCCTGGACTGTGCAGTCGGCCTCGACACGATCAACCCCGATCCGACACCCACGGCACAAGCGAGCGACGACGAACCGGACGGCGTCCCGGCACACCGCGAACTGCTCGGCTCGGGTCGATTCATCGTCGAGAATCTCGATCTCGGTGGCGACCTCCCGGAGCGGTTCACGCTTCGCGCGTACCCGCTCCGGGTCGACGCTGACGGGGCGCCCGTCCGGGCGGTCGCCGAGAGGGTGCCGGAGCCGCGCTGAACGGCGTCGACCCCGTGCAGTCCTCCGATCGGAGAGTGCCGGCACCTGCCGTGGGCCGGCCTCACACGGCCGCGAAGCATTGAACACGTTTATACGGCCTTCCCGATTACGGATGGAGTACGACCTGCTCGGGGTCGTGACCCGCTCCGTCGTCAGGGACTTACGACCGGCGGAGGTGTCGAGCCACCGAGCGGGAAGCCACACAACAATGTCAGTCTACGTCGACTACGAGACCCCTGCGGACCTCGCGGAGCGAAGCCTCGACGCGCTCGAGGTCGCCCGCGACACCGGCATCGTGAAGAAAGGAACCAACGAGACGACCAAGGCGGTCGAGCGCGGCAACGCCAAGCTCGTGTACATCGCCGAGGACGTCGAGCCCGAAGAGATCGTCATGCACCTCCCCGAACTCTGCGAGGAGAAGGGCATCGCCTACGTCTTCATCGAGACGCAGGACGATGTCGGCCACGCCGCCGGCCTCGAGGTCGGCTCCGCGGCCGCCGCCGTCACCGAGACGGGCGACGCCGAGGAGGACATCGACGACATCGCCGGGAAGGTCGAGGAACTGCGGTAAGCCACCATGTCCGCTGAAGAGCAAGAGAGCGGCTCCACGCCCGCCGAGGTCGTCGAGATCGTCGGCAAGACCGGGATGCACGGCGAGGCCATGCAGGTCAAGTGCCGCATCCAAGAGGGCGAAAACCAGGGCCGCATCATCACGCGGAACGTCCTGGGTCCCGTCCGGATGGGGGACATCCTCCAGCTGCGCGAGACTCAGCGCGACGCCGACTCCATCGGAGGTCAGTAAGCCAATGCCCCAGCAACGAGACTGTGACTACTGCGGCGCCGACATCGAGCCCGGCACGGGCACGATGTTCGTCAGCGTCGACGGCAGCGTCACGCACTTCTGTTCGGCCAAGTGCGAGAAGAATGCGGATCTGGGTCGCGAAGCGCGCGACCTTGACTGGACGGCGGAGGGACGCGAGTGAGCGAACACGACGAGCGGACGTTCGTGATGGTGAAGCCCGACGGCGTCCAGCGCGGGCTCATCGGGGACGTCGTCTCCCGCTTCGAGCAGCGCGGCCTGAAGCTCGTCGGCGCGAAGTTCATGCAGATCGACGAGGATCTGGCCCACGAGCACTACGGCGAGCACGAGGGGAAGCCGTTTTTCGAGGGCCTCGTCGAGTTCATCACCTCCGGCCCCGTCTTCGCGATGGTGTGGGAGGGCGCCGACGCGACCGCGCAGGTCCGGGCGATGATGGGCGAGACCGACCCCGCCGACTCCGCCCCGGGCACGATCCGCGGCGACTTCGGCCTCGATCTCGGCCACAACGTCATCCACGGCTCCGACCACGAGGACGAGGGCGCCAACGAGCGCGAGATCGCCCTCTTCTTCGACGAGGACGAGCTCGTCGACTGGGACCTCGACGCGGCGTCGTGGGTCTACGAGGACGAATAGCGCTCTCACGCACGGGCGCCGACCGCCCGCGGTTCTTTTGCGCGTCCGACACGTACCGCCGCACGTGAAGCGACAGGCATCCTCACTCACGACGGTCGTGTTCGGTCTCGCCGGGTTCGCGTTCCCGGAACGTACCATCGACTACGCGAAGCAGCTGTTCCTCGCGGGCTACGAGAACCCGGAGGATCTGGAGCCGAGCGACTGGTACGTCTCGCTCACCCGGTGGGGCTCGCTGCTCGTCGCCGTCGGCGCTCTGCTCGAGTTCGTCATCGACCGCCGGGACGCCGCGACGGAACCGGCCGGAGAAGACGCCGACGACGGCGACGAGTAGCCCCGACGCCGGCGGCGCGCTCAGTCGAGCCGCTCGCTCGTCTCCGCGTACCGCTCCCCGAGCGCCGTGTAGTGGGCGGCGGCCGCCCGCGTCGGCGGATCCTCCAACTCCGTCTTCGGCTCGGCCGGCACACCCGCCACGAGCGTCCGCGGCGGTATCTCCGTCCCCTCGGTGACAACTGCGCCGGCGCCGACGACCGCCTCCTCGCCGACGCGTGCGTCGTCGAGGACGACCGCGTTCATGCCGACGAGCGCGCCCTCGGCGACGGTCGCGGCGTGGACGACAGCGCTGTGGCCGACCGTCACTTCCGGTTCGAGGACGGCGTCCTCGTGGAGCACCGCGCCGTCTTGCACGTTCGACTCGCGCCCGACGACGATCCGACCGTGGTCGCCGCGCAGTGTCGCGTTCGGCCAGACGCTCGCGCCCGCGCGCAGCTCCACGTCGCCGATGACGACGGCCGCCTCGTCGACGTACGCCGAGTCGGCGACGTCCGGCTCCGTCCCGTCGAAGGATCTGATCACGCATGTCGGTGCGCGGCTCCGCCGCTTGAAGCTGTGGGGGCGTCGACCCGACGGACCGAACGATCCCAACGACAGCATACAAGCCCGCCGGCGTGCAAGCGCGGGCATGGTCACGTTCCTCGCCGGCGGCACCGGCACGCCGAAGCTCCTCGACGGCGCCGCGGGCGTGTTCGCACCCGCCGAAACGACCGTCGTCGGGAACACCGGCGACGACGTGGAACTCGGCGGGCACCTCGTGTGCCCAGACATCGACACAGTCCTGTTCCACGGCGGCGGCGTCCTCGACACGGAGCGGTGGTGGGGGATCGCCGGCGACACGACCGAGACCAACGAGGAACTCGACCGTCTCGCCGACGCCGCGGGACTGGACGGCGGTCCCCGCTACCTCCCCGACGAGGCGCAGATCACCGGGCGCGAACTCGCTCGCTGGCGCCGGTTCTCGGGGGTCGCAGAGTTCATGGAGATCGGCGACCGCGACCGGGCGGTCCACGTCACTCGCACCTCGCTGCTCGACGAGGGGCGCTCGCTCACCGAGGTCACCCGGACGCTCGCGGACGCCTTCGGGCTCGACGTCGACCTGATCCCGATGAGCGACGATCCCGTCGCAACGATCGTCCACACCGAGGACGGCTCCATGCACTTTCAGGAGTACTGGGTCGCGAACCGAGGGCAACCCGCTGTCGAGGACGTTGAGTTCCGCGGGAGCGACGCCGCGACGGCGACCGAGGCGGTCCGTACCGCACTCCGCGACGAGGTAGTGATCGGCCCCTCGAACCCGGTGACGAGCATCGGCCCGATGCTCGCGCTCGACGGCGTCCGGGAGGCGCTCGCGGAGACGACCGTCGTCGCCGTCTCGCCGTTCGTCGAGGACCGCGTGTTCTCCGGTCCGGCCGCCGACCTCATGCGCGGCGTCGGTCGCGATCCGAGCACCGCGGGCGTCGCCGACGCGTATCCGTTCGCCGACGCGTTCGTGCTGGACGACGAGGACGACACCGACCTCGATCGGCCGGTCGTCCGCACCGACACGCGGATCGACGGCGCCGCCGACGCGGAGCGCGTCGCACGCGCCTGTCGGGAGGCGCTGGAGGTGGCTGAGTGACCGGGCCCGTCGCCGGCGACCACCGCGGCGGAGAGAACGGCGGCGCCAACGGCGGGGAGAACAGCGGCGACAGTGGCGACGACGAACGCGCCGCTCGCTCGGCGTCGGCCGCCGACCTCGGAATCGACCCCCGCTCGCGCTCGCGAGCCTCTCCGGCGACTCGGATGCCGACTGGGCTCGCGCCGGCGACGACGACGCCGGCGCGGCGTTCCTCGGGGGAATCGCGCTCGACAGCGAGAGCCGGGAGGCCGCGCGCGCGATGGTCGCCGACCGCGATCGAACGGAGTTCCTCCCCGGGGATCCCCTCGCGTGGATCGGCGATACACTCGACGCGGTCGCGGACGCGGACCTCCGCCCCGGCGTGAACGTCCGCGCGACGAGCGCGTCGGCGATCCGCGACGCGGCCGCCGTCTGCGCCGAGCGCGACGCGATGCTCGAGGTGAATGCGCACTGCCGTCAGGCGGAGCTGTGTGCCGTCGGCTGCGGCGAGACGCTGCTGTCCGACACCGAGCGCCTGTCCGAGTACGTCGCCGCGGCGGCCGAGACCGGCGCCGACGTGAGCGTGAAGGTGCGCGCGGAGGTCCGCGGCGTCGACCTCGCGGACACGGCGCGGGCGGTCTCCGACGCGGGCGCCGACGCGATCCACGTGGACGCGATGGACTCCGAAGCGGTCGTGAGAGCAGTGAAACGCGCGGCCCCCGAGTTGGTCGTGATCGCGAACAACGGGGTTCGCGACCGGGCGACCGTTCGAGAGTACCTCGCGAACGGCGCTGACGCGGTCAGCGTCGGCCGCCCGAGCGACGACGAACGGGTGCTCCGGCGCGTGTGCGCGGCCGTCCGCGAGCGGACCGAGGACGATGCGTCTGCAGACGGCAGTCGGTCAGTCGACGGCGACGCCGAGCGCCCGGAGGTGCCGCGGTGACCGACGCGAGGACCGGCCGGGCTCGCCGTCGTCGCGGCCCGGCGGCCAACGCCGAGTTGGCCCTCCTGCTGGAGGTCGCCGGGACGCCGAAGCCGGGGAACGTCGACCGCGCGCGCGACCTCGCGGATCTCCGGTTCGAACAGTTCCTCGCGGGTGCGGTCGGCGCCCGGCCGGGACTGGCGCGCGCGGCCGCCAGCGACGCGGTCGGCGACGCGTTCGAGACGGCGGTCGCCGGGATGAGCGAACAGTCGGGCGGAAACACGCAGTTCGGCTGTCTCCTCCTGTTGACGCCGCTCGTGCGCGCGGCGGCGGCCGATGACCGCGCGCTCTCGCCCGACGGCGTATCCGCGGTCTGTGAATCGACGACCGTCGATGACGCCGCCGGCTTCTACCGGGCGTTCGAGCACGTCGACGTGGCGGTCACCGACCCGCCCGAGGGGATGGACGCGCTCGACGTTCGCCGCGGCGCCGACGCGGTCCCGGAACTCCGCGAGCGCGGGCTGACGTTGTTCGACATGCTGCACGAGTCGGCCGCGCCGATCGACAATCGGGGGACGCCCGGCGACGCAAACGCTCACGAGTGGGTCGAGGGGTTCCCGCGGACGTTCCGCGCGGCCGACGCGATCCGCGCGGACGACGGACCTGTCTCGGACCGCGCGGCGCGGGCGTTTCTCGACCTGCTCGCGGAGGCCGAGGACACGCTCGTCCGGACGCAACACGGCCCAGAGGTCGCTCGTGAGGTGTGCGATCGCGCGGCGTCGATCGAGTCGGTCGAGGAGGCGGACGCGTGGGGAGACGAGTTGGTCGAGCGCGGGATCAACCCCGGGACGACCGCCGACGTCACGGCCGCGGCGCTGTTCGTCGCGCTCGAACGCGGGGTGGCGGTGTGAACGATCGCGGGCCCGGCTCCGAGTCCGACCGGGAGAACCCCGCCGACGGCGGCGACGACGCGACGGCCGACTGGCCCGTCGACCTCGCTGGCGTCACCGAGTCGGTGGTCGCGACGCTCGGCCCGAATGGGCTGTGGAACCTCGCGGCGCTCGGCCTCCACGCGCCCGAACGCGACGGCCGCGACCCAGACGCGCCGGTGCGCGCGCGGACGTGGGGACGCACCCGAACGTGGCGAAACTTCACCGAACGCGGCGGCGGCGTCGTCCAGTTCGTCGCCGACCCGCGCGATTTCGTCGACGCCGCGGCCACGGTGCGCGAAGCGGAGCGCCCCGTCCTCGGGTCGGCGGACGCGTGGGCCGAGGTGACCGTCGAACGCGTCGACGACGGCGAGCGCGGCGGGACGGAGTGGGTCGACTGGCACCTGCGGGTGGCGGACGCGGCCGTCGAGCGGACGGCCGTTCGGACGATCAACCGCGGATTCGGCGCCGTGATCGATGCCACGGTCGCCGTCTCCCGGCTCGACGTGCCGGCCTACGACACCGAGGAACTGCTGGCGCGGCTGGCGTACTTCGCGGACGTGGTCGAGCGGTGCGGCGGGCCCGCCGAGCGCGAGGCGTTCGACCGGCTGCGCGAAGTGAGCGGGTGGGACGACCGCGGTCGCTGAGCGGAGCCGGACCGCGGTCACCGAGCGGATTTGGACCGCGGCGGCGCGGAGCGGCGAGTAGCGACGAAGCCGCCCCGGAACGAACGCTTTTAGTTCGCGTTTCCTGTACCGTTGCGCATGGCGATCAAACCGAAGTACGTCAAGCAGCTGGCGACGCTGCTCCTGGAGAAGTACCCGCAGTCGTTCAACACCGACTTCGAGACGAACAAAGAGAACGTCACGAAGCTGACCAACGTGGAGTCCAAGGGCGTCCGCAACCGCATCGCGGGCTACATCACGCGAAAGAAGGCCAGCAGCGCGGCGTCGGCGTAACCGAGTCTCTGAGTTCTCGCGCGGACCGACCCCCCGAGCGGCGGCGCCGGCGCACGCAACCGACAGGTTGAACGACGCGGGCCGCCCGTCCCCGATATGTCGAGTTCATCGTTCGCGGACCGGCTGGGAACGTCGCCCGAGGCGGCGTACCTCGGGGGCGTCCTCGCGGCCGTCGTCGCGATCGCCGCGGCCGCGCTCGCGTTCCCGGAGGCGGTGTACGACGGGTTCATCTGGCACTACTTCTGGGGGCCGGTGCAAGCGGACGCCAACTCCGCGGTCTGTGCAATCCGGCCCGGCAGCACCGTCGAGTATCTCTACTCCAGTGCGGAGTGTTCGGCCGCCGCGGAACCGGTCGCGTACCCGGGCTACACGCTGGTGTCGGAGGTCGGGTACGTCGTCATCCTGCTGGTCGCGCTCGCGGGCGTCTCGCTGCTGCTTCGCCGGCTGGACATCGCCCGGACGACCGACTTCTTCCTCGCGCTCGTCCCGCTGTTCGTCTTCGGTGGAGCCCTGCGCGTCGTCGAGGACGCCGACAACGCGATGTCAGACGCGCTGTTCCCGTACCCGTGGGACACGCTGATCATCAGCCCGTTCATCTACTTCACCGTCTTCGGGATCACGCTTGCGCTCGTCGTCGCGGCCGTCTGGCTGGCCGGCAGCGGGGTGGTCGACAGCATCGAGCGCCCGATCCTCCTGTCGGGCATCGCGCTCAACGTCGTCACGATCGGCTTTCTCGCCGCGCTCGCGATGACCCCGGGGAACCCGGTCACGTTCTACCCGCAGGTGATCGGCGTCATCCTCGTCGGCACCGCGGTCTCGACGGCGGCGACGTGGTACGCGACGAAGGCGTGGATCCCGTGGGTTCACTCGGGCACTGGCACGGCCGGGGTCGTCGTCCTCGCGGCCCACGCGCTCGACGGCGTCGCGAACGTCGTCGGTCTCGACTACATGGTCGCGCTCGGCGCCGGCCCGAACCTCGTTCCGAAACACCCCGTCAACCAGTTCGTCGTCGACACCGCCGGCGCCGCGTGGCCGTTCCTCGTCGTGAAACTCGTCGCCGCCGTGTTCGTGCTCGCCATCTTCGAGGAGGAACTGTTCGAGGAGTCGCCGCGCTATGCGGTCCTACTGCTCATCGCGGTGACGGCGGTCGGAATGGGCCCCGGGACGCGGGACATGCTGCGCGCGACGTTCGGGATCTGAGGCCAGGCAGCGAGCCCCGATGGGGCCGGGTCAGTTCTTCGGCGTTACGACCGCGGCGAGCGTCTGCGTCTCGATCGTCTCGTCGCGGACGTGGAACGTGTCGGTCGCGAATTCGTAGGTGTTGTCCGGCGTCTCCGCGTGCCAGACGATGTACGCGATGTCGTCCTCGACGACCTGCTCGTCCAGGTGGAAGTCGACCCCCTCCTGTTCGAACTCCGCGAACAGCCCCTCGAACAGACTCCGGATCTCGTCGAGGCCGCGGAACGTCCCGCTCGTGTTCGTGACGACGACGGAGTCGTCGTCGTAGTCCGCCAGCACCTCCTCCATGTTCTGGTTCGCGAACGCGTCCAGGTGGTGGTCGAGAACCGATTCGGTCGCCGCCGATGGGCTCGTGGATGCCATGGGAGATCGGTTCATCGGTTCGACAGCAACGGGGAACTGCGTATCGTCAGAAAACAGTCGATTGTGTGTGGGATGTGTCGGGGCGGTCCCGAGCAGCGTGCGGCGTCGGTTCGCGGTTACTCCAGCACGACGAGCACGTCGCCCATGTCGACGGAGTCGCCCTCGCCGACGAGCACCTGGCTCACGACGCCGCCCTTGTCGGCGACCACGTCGTTCTCCATCTTCATCGCCTCCAGCACGCACACCACGTCGCCGGCCGCGACCTCCTCGCCCTCCTCGACGTCGACCGAGAGGATCGTGCCCTGCATCTCGGCGGCGATCGCCTCGCCGTCGCCCTCGACGACGACCTCGTCGTCGCCGTCGTCCGCTTCGGCCACGTCGGGGCGCTCCATTCGACCGGCGCCCGCGCTGCCGCCGTTCGGCGTCGGAATCGCCGGCGCGCCGCGCTCCTCGAGACTCACCTCGAAGCGCTTGCCGTTCACCTCGACGGTGAACTCGCGCTCGGTCGACTCCTCGTCGTCGGCGTGGGATTCGCCCGCGGCATCGCCGGTTCCCCACCGCTCCTGTGCCTCCGCGAACGCAGAGCGGTCGGCCTCCTCGTCGAGGTACTTCGTCGTGTGGGTGCCCCCGACGAAGCGGTCGTCGGTGAGCATCAGCCGGTGGAACGGCACGATCGTGACGACGCCCTCGATGTCGTATTCAGCGAGCGCGCGCCGGGAGCGGGCGATGCACTCCTCGCGGTCGGAGGCGTGGACGATCAGCTTCGCGATCATCGAGTCGTAGTCGGTCACGAGGTCGTCGCCCTGGCGGAGGGCGTCGTCCATGCGGACGCCGATGCCGCCCGGCGGGTCGTACGTCTCGAGGCTCCCCTCGTTCGCGGGCGCGAAGTCGTTCGCGGCGTTCTCCGCGTTGATGCGGAACTCCATCGCGTGGCCCTCCAGTTCCACGTCGTCCTGCGAGAAGCCGATCTCCTCGCCGGCGGCGACGCGGAGCTGTTCTTTCACGATGTCGATGCCCGTCAGCTCCTCGGTGACGGTGTGCTCGACCTGGATCCGAGTGTTGACCTCGAGGAAGTAGAAGTTCGTCTCCGGCCCGAGCACCTCGCCGTCCTCGCGGTCGGTGTCCTCCTCCACGAGGAACTCGACCGTGCCGGCGTTGGTGTAATCCGCCGCGCGGACCCCGCGGCGGGCGGCCTCGCCGATCTGCTCGCGCAGGTCGTCCGACAGCGCCGGCGACGGCCCCTCCTCGATGACCTTCTGGTGGCGCCGCTGGAGCGAGCAGTCGCGCTCGCCGAGGTGGCGGACGTTGCCGTGGTGGTCGGCGACGATCTGGACCTCGATGTGGCGCGGGTTCTCCAGATACCGCTCCAGGTACACCGAGTCGTTCGAGAAGTACGCCTCCCCCTCGCGCTTGGCCGACTCGAGTTGGTCGGCTGCCTCGGCTTCGCCTTCGACGACTTTCATGCCGCGGCCGCCGCCGCCGCCCTCCGCTTTGATCGCGACGGGGTAGCCGTACTCGTCCCCGAAGTCGGTGACCTCCTCGGCCTCCGTGACGGGGTCGGTCGTCCCGGGGACGATGGGCACATCCGCCTCGGACATGATCGTCCGGGCTTTCGTCTTCTCGCCGAGCGACTCCATCGCCTCGCTATCCGGGCCGACCCACGTGATTCCCTCGGCCTCGCCGACCTTCGCGGCGAAGTCGGCGTTCTCCGCGAGGAAGCCGTAGCCGGGGTGGATCGCGTCCGCGCCGGCCTTGCGCGCGGCCTCGACGATCGCGTCCTGATCGAGGTACGAGTCGGCCGCGCGCGCCGGGCCGACGTTGTACGCCTCGTCGGCATAGCGGACGTGGCCGCCGTGTTTGTCGGCCTCGGAGTACACCGCGACCGTGTCGATGCCGAGTTCCTCGCAGGCGCGCATCACGCGCACCGCGATTTCGCCGCGGTTGGCGACGAGCACTTTGTCGAACCCCTGGGTTTCGGTCATTCTTGCGAAGTCGTTCCGCAGGCCGTCTACTCAAACCGTCGGTTCCAGATCGGCCGCGGGCCGATCGCAGCCGCCGCTCGCCGGATAACTACTCGGGCTTGAGTACGAATCTTCGCCGGAGCCGGCGGCAGTCAGCCGTGGACCGCCGCCTCAAAAGCGGTCCGCGCGGCCGCTCGCGGTCCACGCGTCCGTGGGAGCGCCCCGAGGGACGCGCGCGCCGCGACCGCCGAGGGCGTCGAGTCGCCCCGCGAACGCCCAGCGCTTGCCGTCCCAGGTGTCTTCGGCGTCGCCCTCGGCTGCCGCGGCCGCCGCCGCCTCCGAGTCGCGGACGTGCGCACCGACGGCCGCGAGGATGGCGGCCGCCTCCTCGTCGTCGGCGTCGTCCGGGAGCGTCAGGCGTTCTGCGACCGAGGAGTCGTCGTTCGTCATCTCAGATCGGGATGTTGCCGTGCTTCTTGTCTGGGAGCGAGTCGCGCTTCGACAGCAGCATCTCCAGGTCGTCGATGAGACGCGGGCGCGTCTCCGTCGGTTCGATCACGTCGTCGAGGAACCCCTTGTCGGCCGCGGTGTAGGGGTTGGCGAACTCCTCGCGGTACTCGTCGATCAGCTCCTGGCGCTTCGCCTCCGGGTCGTCGGCGTCGGCGAGTTCGTCGTCGTAGAGGATGTTCACCGCGCCCTTGGGACCCATCACGGCGATCTCGGCGGTCGGCCACGCGTAGTTCACGTCGCCGCCGATGTGCTTGGAGGCCATCACGTCGTACGCCCCGCCGTACGCCTTGCGCGTGATGAGCGTCAACAGCGGGACGGTCGCCTCGGAGTACGCGTACAGCAGCTTCGCGCCGTGGCGGATGATCCCCTCGTGCTCCTGGTCCGTTCCGGGCATGAACCCGGGCACGTCGACGAACGTGACGATCGGGACGTTGAACGCGTCACAGAAGCGGACGAAGCGCGCGCCCTTCTCGGAGGACTCGATGTCGAGGGTGCCGGCGTTGACGCGGGGCTGATTGGCGACGATGCCGACCGAATGGCCGTCGAGGCGCGCGAAGCCGGTGACGATGTTCTTCGCGAAGTCGGCGTGCGTCTCGAAGAACGACCCCTCGTCGACGACGCGGTCGACGACGTTCGTGATGTCGTACGGCTTGCGCGGCTGATCGGGAACGATCTCCGTCAGTTCCTCGTCGCGACGGTCGCGGTCGTCCCACGGCTCGACGCGCGGGGGATCCTCGACGTTGTTCTGCGGGAGGTACGACAGCAGGCGGCGCATGTCGTCGAGCGCCTCCTCCTCGGAGTCTTCTGCGAAGTGCGCGACGCCGGACGTCGAGGCGTGGGTCTGTGCGCCGCCGAGCTCCTCGAAGCTCACTTCCTCGCCCGTGACGGTCTTGATGACTTCCGGGCCGGTGATGAACATGTGGCTGGACTCCTTCACCATGAAGACGAAGTCCGTGATGGCCGGGGAGTACACCGCGCCGCCGGCACAGGGACCCATGATCCCCGAGAGCTGCGGGATGACGCCGGAGGCCTCGGTGTTGCGGCGGAAGATCTCTGCGTAGCCGGCGAGCGAGCCGACGCCCTCCTGGATCCGCGCGCCAGCGGAGTCGTTGAGGCCGACGACGGGCGCGC contains:
- a CDS encoding DUF63 family protein; the encoded protein is MSSSSFADRLGTSPEAAYLGGVLAAVVAIAAAALAFPEAVYDGFIWHYFWGPVQADANSAVCAIRPGSTVEYLYSSAECSAAAEPVAYPGYTLVSEVGYVVILLVALAGVSLLLRRLDIARTTDFFLALVPLFVFGGALRVVEDADNAMSDALFPYPWDTLIISPFIYFTVFGITLALVVAAVWLAGSGVVDSIERPILLSGIALNVVTIGFLAALAMTPGNPVTFYPQVIGVILVGTAVSTAATWYATKAWIPWVHSGTGTAGVVVLAAHALDGVANVVGLDYMVALGAGPNLVPKHPVNQFVVDTAGAAWPFLVVKLVAAVFVLAIFEEELFEESPRYAVLLLIAVTAVGMGPGTRDMLRATFGI
- a CDS encoding 30S ribosomal protein S17e; the encoded protein is MAIKPKYVKQLATLLLEKYPQSFNTDFETNKENVTKLTNVESKGVRNRIAGYITRKKASSAASA
- a CDS encoding acc operon protein, with the translated sequence MTNDDSSVAERLTLPDDADDEEAAAILAAVGAHVRDSEAAAAAAAEGDAEDTWDGKRWAFAGRLDALGGRGARVPRGAPTDAWTASGRADRF
- a CDS encoding acetyl-CoA carboxylase biotin carboxylase subunit, which encodes MTETQGFDKVLVANRGEIAVRVMRACEELGIDTVAVYSEADKHGGHVRYADEAYNVGPARAADSYLDQDAIVEAARKAGADAIHPGYGFLAENADFAAKVGEAEGITWVGPDSEAMESLGEKTKARTIMSEADVPIVPGTTDPVTEAEEVTDFGDEYGYPVAIKAEGGGGGRGMKVVEGEAEAADQLESAKREGEAYFSNDSVYLERYLENPRHIEVQIVADHHGNVRHLGERDCSLQRRHQKVIEEGPSPALSDDLREQIGEAARRGVRAADYTNAGTVEFLVEEDTDREDGEVLGPETNFYFLEVNTRIQVEHTVTEELTGIDIVKEQLRVAAGEEIGFSQDDVELEGHAMEFRINAENAANDFAPANEGSLETYDPPGGIGVRMDDALRQGDDLVTDYDSMIAKLIVHASDREECIARSRRALAEYDIEGVVTIVPFHRLMLTDDRFVGGTHTTKYLDEEADRSAFAEAQERWGTGDAAGESHADDEESTEREFTVEVNGKRFEVSLEERGAPAIPTPNGGSAGAGRMERPDVAEADDGDDEVVVEGDGEAIAAEMQGTILSVDVEEGEEVAAGDVVCVLEAMKMENDVVADKGGVVSQVLVGEGDSVDMGDVLVVLE
- a CDS encoding nuclear transport factor 2 family protein, producing the protein MASTSPSAATESVLDHHLDAFANQNMEEVLADYDDDSVVVTNTSGTFRGLDEIRSLFEGLFAEFEQEGVDFHLDEQVVEDDIAYIVWHAETPDNTYEFATDTFHVRDETIETQTLAAVVTPKN
- a CDS encoding DUF447 domain-containing protein, with protein sequence MNDRGPGSESDRENPADGGDDATADWPVDLAGVTESVVATLGPNGLWNLAALGLHAPERDGRDPDAPVRARTWGRTRTWRNFTERGGGVVQFVADPRDFVDAAATVREAERPVLGSADAWAEVTVERVDDGERGGTEWVDWHLRVADAAVERTAVRTINRGFGAVIDATVAVSRLDVPAYDTEELLARLAYFADVVERCGGPAEREAFDRLREVSGWDDRGR